The following proteins come from a genomic window of Nicotiana tomentosiformis chromosome 12, ASM39032v3, whole genome shotgun sequence:
- the LOC104118451 gene encoding pathogenesis-related protein R major form translates to MNFLKSFPFFAFLYFGQYFVAVTHAATFDIVNKCTYTVWAAASPGGGRRLDSGQSWSINVNPGTVQARIWGRTNCNFDGSGRGNCETGDCNGMLECQGYGKAPNTLAEFALNQPNQDFVDISLVDGFNIPMEFSPTNGGCRNLRCTAPINEQCPAQLKTQGGCNNPCTVIKTNEYCCTNGPGSCGPTDLSRFFKERCPDAYSYPQDDPTSLFTCPSGTNYRVVFCP, encoded by the coding sequence atgaacttCCTCAAAAGCTTCCCCTTTTTTGCCTTCCTTTATTTTGGCCAATACTTTGTAGCTGTTACTCATGCTGCCACTTTTGACATTGTCAACAAATGCACCTACACAGTCTGGGCCGCGGCCTCTCCAGGTGGAGGCAGGCGGCTCGACTCAGGCCAATCTTGGAGCATTAATGTGAACCCAGGAACAGTCCAGGCTCGCATTTGGGGTCGAACCAATTGCAACTTCGATGGCAGTGGCCGAGGTAATTGTGAGACTGGAGACTGTAACGGGATGTTAGAGTGTCAAGGCTATGGAAAAGCACCTAACACTTTAGCTGAATTTGCACTTAATCAACCCAATCAGGACTTTGTCGACATCTCTCTTGTTGATGGATTTAACATCCCCATGGAATTCAGCCCGACCAATGGAGGATGTCGTAATCTCAGATGCACAGCACCTATTAACGAACAATGCCCAGCACAGTTGAAAACACAAGGTGGATGTAACAACCCATGTACTGTGATAAAAACCAATGAATATTGTTGTACAAATGGGCCTGGATCATGTGGGCCTACTGATTTGTCGAGATTTTTTAAGGAAAGATGCCCTGATGCTTATAGTTATCCACAGGATGATCCAACCAGTTTGTTTACGTGTCCTTCTGGTACTAATTACAGGGTTGTCTTCTGCCCTTGA